Genomic DNA from Corticium candelabrum chromosome 5, ooCorCand1.1, whole genome shotgun sequence:
AGTTTTCCTATCAATCGTTATATATACCATGGTCACATGACGTGCGACCAGTCACGAGTGCTTAGTTACATGGCGTAATATGATGTATTGCACTGTAAGTGTGCAATACGTTACTACTGGTGACTATGGTATAAATTACTTATCTATGATTAGCGTGCTGTGTGGCTTTTATCATCATGCACCTGGAATGGGGTTATAGCCCTGCTCCTTGTGCTGGTAAAATCCATATAGCACTCTAATGGTACAATAACCTATACTTATATGCTGTTGTTTGAATCCatgcttgcatgtttgtttgcttgtatgcCATCCTTCTTCAGATTGAATGGACACTGCTACCTAATGGAGATCATGGTATTCCACCACCAGGCGGAAATCCCAACATCGCTGAGGAAGGCCACGTAATGCCACTGCCCAGTGGAGGATTTTATGCCGTCTTCAGAACCACCCAGGTacattagtaattaattaaacgataTGCACACTATGTGCATTCAACCAGTTGTGTAAAGGGATTTCTTGGGGCTGCAAGTAGTCCAATAGGGAAGCATGCGACGGAGTGGACTACACCTGGTTTTGCTGAATATTGGAGAAGTACTGCAAACGATGTGAGTACACGGATGCAGGTTGTCTGGCAATTAATGATGATTCATAGACAAggatgtgtatgtttgtgaaGCGACTATATCTGAAGAATCCGCGTGGTCCAATAACAATGAAACAGTTTAGCAACGGCAGATATTTATTGCTCTTTTACAACAATGGAGATACGGGTaaagtgtatgtgtgtactgtagctgCCCATTGCAGTCGAATTAGCTTTGATGCTGTGCCATCTTTACTCTGCATGTTAGTTCACTTCTTGTACTAAAAAAGCATTATTACCTGAGGCCCGGAtgtccgggctaagggtatagtagtcgtccgACGTTCGACGATACGACTGTATTTacactcgattagcgcagatgcaaatgaaggtattccgaccaatagacgggAAGTTGTGTCATTACCAACTAATAgacaaacgtgatgtcatcataaggttccacctctctttgtttggtagctgctaacaagaattcggccatcgggcgtttGTCCtttacatggtgtttagtcctttgctttacataagggtATAGCACATAGAAGCAACacctagtctacatttgcacgtgcatgttttccaacAACAACCTGCGGTAcatgtagctgtacctgacttgtaacattttgcttgttcctcagtgtttctgcatagtagttatgcagtctgacagcttgaattttcggtgtgcgtggctgagcagccgcggtgttgttgcaaaaatcacaaaaagtttttagtgttgtcttcaacagaaatttggcgctctgCAGGAATTTGCggaggggaacgtgcattgtccatgacagctcATCTCTTTGTCAGACAAAGCGACTGAAATGTAAGTGCACAAGTCTGGAAAGGCTTTGCACTTTGTTTTATATAGCTAAACGAATGCATAGGAAACCCTgctgagacgagtgggttgggctacagtacacaaaatatcatcacgtgacgagatatgtgaTACATGCACCGGgttagcactgtaatgtgcttctctattcattttgtATGTGAGTGGGTTGATTCATAGGGAAGCATGTGAAGTAGGCTACGCACATCCAAATTGAATATGTTTTAGCATCGAGACTGTTATCAACTGCCGGTGTTTATTCATTAGGTTTTAATTCTCGTAATCCATATTGGCTGTGTTGTGGAATCACGAACAAGAGTGGAGATACTATTATGTGGTCGCAGCCCGAAATTATTTTGTACGATCGAATTCAGGACAGCAGACCAGGCTATCCTGGTAAGTAGACTAGACTGTCGTTTCATCCATTTTACCGTATATGAAATTGGGTGGTCAACAGATTTCATTGAAGAAGACGATGGAGCAATCTATATCACAGAGACACAGAAGACTATAGCTCGAGTACACGAGGTGAACCTATTCTTCTATTCCTGAAAGGCATGTTGTTAAGTTAACTCAACTAGGTCTGTGTCATGGTTGTAGTTACTACTATAAATGTAGACTATATAACGATTATTTAATGTTAACAAATATAACAAGTGATTCTCTGTCGTTAGAATAAAATTTGTTATATGGTCTTACTTTGAGCACGAGCATTGATGACGTCTGCATGTAGAAGCCATTTCAACAGCAAGGGTATACGTGCAGTAGTGTGTATGAAAATGTCACTCACTTGCTGGTTCAAGGGTGTAGACAGTTCAAATGCTGCAGTAGCTGCTGCTAATACAGTTATTAGCTACCCTACTGCTTGTAATGTTTTTAAAGACTTATTCTTTTTGAGACTCCAAAAACTAATTGAATTTTTTGCAAATCCTAATTTTTTAAGGTCTTGATGTGTAATATTAGTCATCTTTcgatttaattatttgtttatttactctTTCCAACTATTtaattctctaaacatttctagttgtcatcttgagctgcacacgtCTAGCGGCCATTTTTGACGATGTTTCATCCGCACGCACCAAATACAAAGCCCAGACAACCAACAATTTTTGAGACcaaaatataatttttgttATCCTATTATTTTTAAAGACAAAATTCTGAAAAGATTATTACTCGAAAAACATTAGAAGCAGTAGGGTATGTAACTTACACTGCAACTGACTTCCTGTAGTGACCAATGGTTACTAGTCTGTATATAATGTACTATGTAGAGTTCCAGTACATAATACTGGAAGAGTGTACTAAAGTGTACAAAGTAGtacaattattaatttaagGAACGTTGGTTGGTtgtcaaaatttttaaaaattaataaacgTCAGCATTCAAAATTTGTCATTTTGGGGGCAAATCATTAAAATTTAAGATTGTTATATcttctggatttacaatatatAGCTAATTGTGAATTGGCTTTAACAGATTGACAAGGTTATGCTTGAGCTATTGTTTCAACAAGACACCATAAAGAGTGTGACACAAAGAGAACTAGCTGCCGTATTCAATTCGACTGAAGACGTTTGActaattttgcttgcatgcGTTTGACAAATGttaaagtttgtttgtttcaagtACACGACTGCTCCAACGTTTCCTGATTTTGGTCAATACAAAGTGGCTCAACAAGGCTTTACGATAGATATGTGGGTAGAAGACCACACAGTGTCTTCACCAGGCGATGTGATGTTAGACAGCACTCTTCCCTCAGGACAGGTTAGAATCAACGAATTGTTGTAACCAATAAGTGTTGTCATAGTTCTACTTGCTTATGCTAAGAGGTTCATAATATATAATCTTGGGTGTGTGTGCAGGGTATGAAGATGACAGTTAGCACAACAATGAATGTTACGATTACTTTGCAGGACAACAAAGGATACACTGCTGTACACAGCACGGATCCTTCTTGCACTAAACGCTTGTTAACCCCAGGTCTGCATCAGCTGGCAACTGTTGTTGACAACGGACCTTTTGTAATCTACTTCATGGTGGATGGTCTCGTTTGTGATGGCGGTCCTACTCTAAAATCGGGATTGCAATGGATAACAAATGATGTAAATTGAttctaatcaattaatttattaattaatataaattaaaaactCTACAGTCACGTGGGTGTCTGTGTAACTATGTTTACCAGTGGTCTTTGTCAGTCTATGTATTTGTAGCAGACGACCATTAGAATCTTGCATGGGCACTATTATATGTTCTGAGCagtttgtatgcatgtctatTAGTGGACCTGATGTTTATTGGAATTATGGTGATTTTGCCTTCATTTAGCTTGGCGATATCAATGGGTCAGACAAGTTGTTGACTGCTCGAACGTACAAAGGACTGATTCGTATTGGCAGAGTTTATACACGAGCCCTCTACACGTCTGAACTGGTTGGTAATTTTCAGAGTGGCTTTGGAAATTAAATGACAGTATGTGGGCCTCAGTATGTTAAAACTCATTAAATTGAGCCTGATATTTGTATTTTGCGACAGAAATTTTGCTCATCACATTGTTACATTTCACAGCAACGTACGGATAGCAAAATGAATGAAATACAGGAATTCTGTTGATGCCGCTGTTACTTGCTTATAATGAAACTTGAGGGTCATCAAATTCAGACATGTATTCAAGATGGTAAAACACGTACTGGGTTTGTGCCAAACTCGAAAGCGAGTGTCATAGGCTTAGGATGGGGGGAAGAAACGGGGGCACATCACCCCTCAACTTTCCAGCTGTCAAATGACCTGCTAATATAAGGACAGATGCAGAAACTGATAACACTGACATACGGCATACAGTATTACTACAATACACTATAGTGTTAATGTTGGTTTCTTGTTTTTTGCTGTGAGCATACGTGtagatgattaattaataatacgtTTAGCTTGTTGTGCAGAGTCACGCTCTCTTAGGCAAATGTGTGCCCCTTTAACCAAATCTAGGTTCCCACGCCTATGTAGTGCTGCATGGTGGCTGAAAATATAACATTAAGTCTGAGTGGTCGTGCCTCAATTAGCTAGCTGGAAGTGACACCGGGATGTCAGATAGCAAGATGGCTATACACACTTGATAGATTTTTATAAGACTAAAACATGTGACATGATCCAATTTCTTGTGAAAACTGAGCAGGAAGGGTAGAGAGGTACCCTTCACACCTATGCTAAGAGTCATCCCTGTCAACTTAATTCAGCAATGTTTATCCCagatacaaaaaacaaaattgaaaaatacAAACTGTGGTCACGTGGTACTTGTTGTATCGTAGAGAAGGGGATTCTGGTCTTCACTGTTTAGTACGTCACCAATATTCAAACTCTCGAACTGTTTGTTGGTCAAAATATTCTGAAATAGTTTACAAACTTTAGCTCTAGTTAACAAGATGGTAGGCCACCATGATGCACCTGTTTGCCATTGAATTTTGAGCCGTCGGGCATCATTTGTACTTCATAAGCAATTAACTATCACTTTTAATGAAAGATCAGTGACAGTCGAGTTTACCTGTCATTGCTCTTCGCCTCCCAGCTGTCATGTTCGTCCCTGCTCCATGAACTGTAAAGCAGTTGAAAGATACGTGATAAAGTTATCTTGTATTACCCACTATGCAAGTTAGCCGTACTGAGCATTGCCGAATGAAACGAGCAGCTTCCTGATCTCATGGGGACAGCCACGGAATGGGCAGACTTTACTTCTGGAAATGCctaacaagaacaagaacaataaGAAATTAACCTTTGTAAACAGACAGGGTATGCACTTTTGTGTACCTTGAAGATATCGGCCATATTCTTTCCGATCTTGATTTCAGTAAATTCACCTTTCTTTTCATAGCCCTTGAATCAATCAACGTTTTTAGTTTGATCATGGTGCCTTGTCGGAGAGACAATTTTTCGTACATTCTTGATGATTTTATGAGTGCCAGGTAAGAAATACATACAACCATTCTGTGAAACAAACGAATAGACAAAGTCACAGTCACAAGTTCGTAAACCGTAATACACCAGATACCTAATACAATTTGGttattgctgtgtgtgtgtgtgtgtgtgtgtgtgtgtgtgtgtgtgtgtgtgtgtgtgtgtgtgtgtgtgtgtgtgtgtgtgtgtgtgtgtgtgtgtgtgtgtgtgtgtacactatGTATGACTAAAACCAATAATAATACTAAGACAAATTGAATTAAGCAAATGCAAGTGACTTTGCCTTTTCAGTTGCGTCATCCAATGCAATCCACACACTGATGGCGTGAGTGGAATCAAAACTCCAATAGGGTATGTCGACATGCCAACCTGAACACAAGTCCAGTTAAAAACTCTAATACCCATCACAGAAACACAGTCGCAGTCGTCTGACTTGTTGGGTTTGCCCACGGTTCTTTGTACAATGCCTGATCATGCCATATCCGCATCTTCTTGATGCCCTCCAGTTGGCATGCTAATCGTGCAAACACCTTGGCTGCTTTGAAAACAAGGCTGTGAGCTTTGCTGTTACTTTGCCACAAGTTGATCCTCTAGAGAAAAATGGAGTAATCATATGATTCAAATGACATGGTCAAATACCTGGGTAAACACTTGGGTGTAGTATTCCAATTCAACGTTTGTTACGTCTGCCTGCCCTTTCTGAGGTAGAGTCCTGATTgaatatatttttattgttgtgtgtgtgtgtgtgtgtgtgtgtgtgtgtgtgtgtgtgtgtgtgtgtgtgtgtttgtgtgtgtgtgtgtgtgtgtgtgtgtgtgtgtgtgtgtgtgtgtgtgtgtgtgtgtgtgtgtgtgtgtgtgtaatatatatatatatatatatatattaaaattaactATTTTGCCTCACCAATCGTTTCCACGTTCTGCAACTGCTTCGTCTATGGTTTCTCTCCAGACTTCTAATTGGTCATCTAAGTCAAGGTTAATGCCTGGACTCGTAAGCTCCGCCCAATCACGTGATAACAAAACTTGCCGGTCAGGATGTCTTCGACGATCACGTAGCCGTTTTCTCTGTAGAATTCAACCTGCTGATCGGACAGTCGTACGTCTTGCATTGGCTGGAAGCTTGACAGTCTTGCGGCACAAAGTGAACGGAAAACGACAGCGATCGGTCGTCGCAAACGCGTCACAAGCATCATGAAGTCACGCGTGCTCATGCGCAAAGTCGGCCTGCAAAATATTAATGAAGTAGCACTAGTGCTAGACCCTCGGCTGCTACCTTTTAGGTTACCACGGAACATGCAACTGCTGCACTTTAACTTAAATTAACCTCGACGCTACAAGCCATTTCACCATAGGTGGACTAACGCGCGTGATTACACTTCGATCACATGACCGGAAACAATGTCTTTTCTAACTTTCGCGCTAGTCGGACACCACGCCATTCAAGCATGTTTTGGCTGTATTCATTAGCGATCACTCTGTTTCCTGTACCGAGAGACAGTGCCTACTAGGTTCTATCACGTATTTGGATATGTCGACTTGCGTTTTTTTAGTAGTCTGGActaagtcgatactaaaatgatttcagaaatagccttataagccaatcagctcacTAGagccggaatgtcggttgtaaattctgattggtttagcagtaattggttatgctaagtgcactagcgctgattgcgcgcgtgtgaaaccCTCGTGGGCGGTTAAGggcacgccagagccgtgatgactctggtgcacgcacacaccttaGTTttagggtgcgttcgaatactagttccagttctagaactggaactgtcag
This window encodes:
- the LOC134180000 gene encoding uncharacterized protein LOC134180000 — its product is MFRGNLKGSSRGSSTSATSLIFCRPTLRMSTRDFMMLVTRLRRPIAVVFRSLCAARLSSFQPMQDVRLSDQQVEFYRENGYVIVEDILTDDQLEVWRETIDEAVAERGNDWTLPQKGQADVTNVELEYYTQVFTQRINLWQSNSKAHSLVFKAAKVFARLACQLEGIKKMRIWHDQALYKEPWANPTSWHVDIPYWSFDSTHAISVWIALDDATEKNGCMYFLPGTHKIIKNGYEKKGEFTEIKIGKNMADIFKAFPEVKSAHSVAVPMRSGSCSFHSAMLIHGAGTNMTAGRRRAMTVQMMPDGSKFNGKQNILTNKQFESLNIGDVLNSEDQNPLLYDTTSTT
- the LOC134180262 gene encoding uncharacterized protein LOC134180262 isoform X4 yields the protein MYNFNADNVSALPDGKKLGRSDTLGHFVMKYSDDGGDSWSSHRYEIPYRLTSIDNNNSWKGKVKMMWSVDQSKLANDSTLYYSFTKIGVYPQDAPEEVWFLSSANIMTEQDPSKIEWTLLPNGDHGIPPPGGNPNIAEEGHVMPLPSGGFYAVFRTTQGFLGAASSPIGKHATEWTTPGFAEYWRSTANDRLYLKNPRGPITMKQFSNGRYLLLFYNNGDTGFNSRNPYWLCCGITNKSGDTIMWSQPEIILYDRIQDSRPGYPDFIEEDDGAIYITETQKTIARVHEIDKVMLELLFQQDTIKSVTQRELAAVFNSTEDYTTAPTFPDFGQYKVAQQGFTIDMWVEDHTVSSPGDVMLDSTLPSGQGMKMTVSTTMNVTITLQDNKGYTAVHSTDPSCTKRLLTPGLHQLATVVDNGPFVIYFMVDGLVCDGGPTLKSGLQWITNDLGDINGSDKLLTARTYKGLIRIGRVYTRALYTSELVGNFQSGFGN
- the LOC134180262 gene encoding uncharacterized protein LOC134180262 isoform X1 gives rise to the protein MDVGWTSTVYFAWCTAVLAAGLPTPPLSDPRYLPNGRMMLESGYLDQPYCVIDRHHRNRWVCAITQDALHEGGPGERVVSMYSTDRGKSWSKPNSIEANTTLTNAYSSIAITRFGRIYVMYNFNADNVSALPDGKKLGRSDTLGHFVMKYSDDGGDSWSSHRYEIPYRLTSIDNNNSWKGKVKMMWSVDQSKLANDSTLYYSFTKIGVYPQDAPEEVWFLSSANIMTEQDPSKIEWTLLPNGDHGIPPPGGNPNIAEEGHVMPLPSGGFYAVFRTTQGFLGAASSPIGKHATEWTTPGFAEYWRSTANDRLYLKNPRGPITMKQFSNGRYLLLFYNNGDTGFNSRNPYWLCCGITNKSGDTIMWSQPEIILYDRIQDSRPGYPDFIEEDDGAIYITETQKTIARVHEIDKVMLELLFQQDTIKSVTQRELAAVFNSTEDYTTAPTFPDFGQYKVAQQGFTIDMWVEDHTVSSPGDVMLDSTLPSGQGMKMTVSTTMNVTITLQDNKGYTAVHSTDPSCTKRLLTPGLHQLATVVDNGPFVIYFMVDGLVCDGGPTLKSGLQWITNDLGDINGSDKLLTARTYKGLIRIGRVYTRALYTSELVGNFQSGFGN
- the LOC134180262 gene encoding uncharacterized protein LOC134180262 isoform X3 translates to MTLIVYCRIYVMYNFNADNVSALPDGKKLGRSDTLGHFVMKYSDDGGDSWSSHRYEIPYRLTSIDNNNSWKGKVKMMWSVDQSKLANDSTLYYSFTKIGVYPQDAPEEVWFLSSANIMTEQDPSKIEWTLLPNGDHGIPPPGGNPNIAEEGHVMPLPSGGFYAVFRTTQGFLGAASSPIGKHATEWTTPGFAEYWRSTANDRLYLKNPRGPITMKQFSNGRYLLLFYNNGDTGFNSRNPYWLCCGITNKSGDTIMWSQPEIILYDRIQDSRPGYPDFIEEDDGAIYITETQKTIARVHEIDKVMLELLFQQDTIKSVTQRELAAVFNSTEDYTTAPTFPDFGQYKVAQQGFTIDMWVEDHTVSSPGDVMLDSTLPSGQGMKMTVSTTMNVTITLQDNKGYTAVHSTDPSCTKRLLTPGLHQLATVVDNGPFVIYFMVDGLVCDGGPTLKSGLQWITNDLGDINGSDKLLTARTYKGLIRIGRVYTRALYTSELVGNFQSGFGN
- the LOC134180262 gene encoding uncharacterized protein LOC134180262 isoform X2, producing the protein MDVGWTSTVYFAWCTAVLAAGLPTPPLSDPRYLPNGRMMLESGYLDQPYCVIDRHHRNRWVCAITQDALHEGGPGERVVSMYSTDRGKSWSKPNSIEANTTLTNAYSSIAITRFGRIYVMYNFNADNVSALPDGKKLGRSDTLGHFVMKYSDDGGDSWSSHRYEIPYRLTSIDNNNSWKGKVKMMWSVDQSKLANDSTLYYSFTKIGVYPQDAPEEVWFLSSANIMTEQDPSKIEWTLLPNGDHGIPPPGGNPNIAEEGHVMPLPSGGFYAVFRTTQGFLGAASSPIGKHATEWTTPGFAEYWRSTANDRLYLKNPRGPITMKQFSNGRYLLLFYNNGDTGFNSRNPYWLCCGITNKSGDTIMWSQPEIILYDRIQDSRPGYPDFIEEDDGAIYITETQKTIARVHEIDKVMLELLFQQDTIKSVTQRELAAVFNSTEDYTTAPTFPDFGQYKVAQQGFTIDMWVEDHTVSSPGDVMLDSTLPSGQDNKGYTAVHSTDPSCTKRLLTPGLHQLATVVDNGPFVIYFMVDGLVCDGGPTLKSGLQWITNDLGDINGSDKLLTARTYKGLIRIGRVYTRALYTSELVGNFQSGFGN